Proteins co-encoded in one Conger conger chromosome 4, fConCon1.1, whole genome shotgun sequence genomic window:
- the pign gene encoding GPI ethanolamine phosphate transferase 1: MNMITFFIVGLVVHVVFFFSIFDIYFTSPLVHGMTPQHMPLPPPAKRLVLFVADGLRADSLFKPDVNGAISAPYVRSIMEEKGSWGVSHTRVPTESRPGHVALIAGFYEDVSAVAKGWKENPVEFDSVFNESRHAWCWGSPDILPMFAKGASGDHIYTQMYSAEDQDFAATDASKLDTWVFDKVKAFFSSAKGNETLLSRLHGEHLVFFLHLLGIDTNGHAHRPLSRECMKNIELVDAGVEEMVSVIEDFYENDGRTAFVFTSDHGMTNWGSHGAGHPSETLTPLVAWGAGVQAAQKVTSQKFDDQFLKEWNLENLKRVDVNQADIAPLMSSLIGVPIPINSVGVLPLQYLDNTELFKAESMYANSIQILEQFKVKMAQKKETTFSFLFTPYHLLTESNQLDFVRQARSLIQHGKYNETISLCNTMISEAMQGLSYYHTYDRFFLGTSVVLGFMGWTSYVILVILKTHASLRKPHSLRDPIVAQSLGRVFLCVGVMITLFLLLQASPWTYYIYCLLPVPVWYSVFKEFGTLADLMSSAPSLPLIKCFGYFVVVILGIELLVVSFFHRAVLTLGLVMLSGWPIISQLYTQAKVRSLSWVLGCLFLSTFPLMPVVGREPNMHLVTCAGGLTLLSSACFLWLSRRHTPLQWRDCHLYIAQMIHVALCAYVLASTHSSLKLKQGLPIFNQIVSWTTLVSSFVVPLLSSTHLFQRLLSISLSLVTTYLLLSTGYEALFPPMLCWLMFVWINIEQEAMTAQGVSAKLELSRIDFSENIDITKIRQLSLDDIRRSYFFVFFIITAFFGTGNIASINSFDPASVYCFLTVFNPFVMGGLMMWKILIPFVIVMCTFETIQVSTQLSSRSLFLIVLVISDMMALHFFFLVQDYGSWLDIGTSISHYVIVMSMTIFLMVLSLMSHVLTSKRIYFGRRRKHALYME; the protein is encoded by the exons ATGAAcatgattacatttttcatagtGGGCCTCGTTGTCCACGTTGTCTTCTTCTTCTCAATATTTGACATCTACTTCACCTCTCCCCTGGTGCATGGGATGACCCCTCAGCACatgcccctccctcctccagccAAGCGTCTGGTGCTGTTTGTAGCAGATGGTCTAAGAGCAGACAGCCTTTTTAAGCCTGATGTCAACGGGGCAATAAGTGCACCTTATGTGAG GAGTATCATGGAAGAAAAGGGGAGCTGGGGTGTGTCTCACACCCGGGTTCCCACGGAGTCCCGTCCTGGCCACGTGGCTCTGATAGCTGGGTTTTATGAAGATGTCAGTGCTGTTGCTAAAG GCTGGAAAGAGAACCCTGTAGAGTTTGACTCTGTGTTCAATGAGAGCAGACATGCTTGGTGCTGGGGCAGTCCAGACATTCTGCCTATGTTTGCCAAAG GTGCCAGTGGAGACCACATTTACACTCAAATGTACTCTGCAGAGGACCAGGACTTTGCTGCAACGGATGCCTCTAAACTGGACACATGGGTCTTTGACAAAGTGAAG GCCTTCTTCAGCTCAGCGAAAGGAAATGAAACCCTGCTCTCAAGGCTGCATGGAGAACATCTAGTGTTCTTCTTGCACTTACTTGGAATAGACACAAATGGACATGCCCACAGGCCACTGTCAAG GGAATGCATGAAAAATATTGAACTTGTTGATGCTGGAGTTGAGGAGATGGTTTCTGTGATTGAAGACTTCTATGAGAACGATGGAAGGACAGCATTTGTTTTCACGTCTGATCACGGCATGACAAATTGGG GGTCTCATGGAGCCGGCCACCCCTCAGAGACCCTCACCCCTCTCGTGGCCTGGGGGGCCGGAGTCCAGGCGGCCCAGAAGGTCACTTCACAGAAATTTGATGACCAGTTCCTGAAAG AGTGGAATCTTGAGAACCTTAAAAGGGTGGATGTTAATCAG GCTGACATAGCACCCCTGATGTCCTCTTTAATTGGTGTGCCTATTCCCATAAATTCTGTG GGTGTACTACCACTGCAGTACCTGGACAACACCGAGCTCTTCAAAGCAGAAAGCATGTATGCAAACTCAATTCAGATTTTGGAGCAATTCAAG GTAAAGATGGCCCAGAAAAAGGAAACAACATTCTCGTTCCTTTTCACTCCTTACCA CTTGCTCACTGAATCCAATCAGCTGGATTTTGTTCGACAAGCAAGATCACTGATCCAGCATGGGAAATACAATGAAACT ATAAGTCTGTGCAACACCATGATCTCTGAGGCCATGCAGGGCCTGTCGTACTACCACACCTACGACCGCTTCTTCTTGGGCACCAGCGTGGTGCTGGGCTTCATGGGCTGGACCTCCTACGTGATCCTGGTCATCCTGAAGACCCATGCCAGCCTGCGCAAGCCCCACTCACTCAGAGACCCG ATCGTGGCCCAGAGCCTGGGAagagtgttcctctgtgtgggCGTGATGATCACGCTTTTCCTGCTTCTCCAAGCCAGCCCCTGGACCTACTACATCTACTGCCTGCTGCCGGTGCCGGTGTGGTACTCTGTGTTCAAAGA GTTTGGAACGCTTGCGGATCTGATGAGCTCAGCTCCCTCATTGCCGTTAATCAAATGCTTTGGATATTTTGTGGTGGTGATTCTGGGGATTGAGCTATTG GTTGTCAGCTTTTTCCACCGGGCTGTGCTAACTCTTGGACTTGTTATGCTGTCAGGGTGGCCTATCATATCCCAACTCTATACACAAGCAAAG GTCAGGTCGCTCAGCTGGGTCCTGggctgtctgtttctctccacCTTCCCCCTGATGCCGGTGGTGGGGCGGGAGCCCAACATGCACCTTGT gACCTGCGCTGGTGGTCTCACCCTCCTGTCCTCCGCCTGTTTCCTGTGGTTGTCACGGAGACACACACCCCTGCAGTGGAGGGACTGCCACCTGTACATCGCTCAG ATGATCCATGTGGCCTTGTGTGCCTATGTGCTGGCCAGCACTCACTCCAGTCTCAAACTAAAGCAAGGTTTGCCAATATTCAACCAGATCGTCAGCTGGACAACACTCG TCTCCTCTTTTGTGGTGCCATTGCTGAGCTCCACGCACCTCTTCCAGCGCCTGCTGAGTATCTCACTGTCCCTGGTCACCACCTACCTCCTCCTCAGCACAGG CTATGAGGCCCTGTTCCCCCCAATGCTGTGCTGGCTGATGTTTGTGTGGATCAACATTGAACAAGAGGCTATGACCGCTCAAGGAGTCTCTGCCAAACTGGAG CTCTCCCGAATTGATTTCTCTGAAAATATTGACATTACCAAGATCAGGCAACTGAGCCTCGACGACATCAGAAGATCCTACTTTTTT GTTTTCTTCATAATAACAGCGTTCTTTGGCACTGGGAATATAGCCTCCATTAACAG TTTCGACCCTGCTTCAGTGTACTGCTTCCTGACCGTATTCAACCCCTTCGTCATGGGAGGACTGATGATGTGGAAG ATTTTGATACCCTTTGTAATCGTGATGTGTACGTTTGAAACCATTCAGGTCTCAACACAGCTCTCCTCAAGAAG CCTGTTCCTGATTGTACTTGTTATCTCTGATATGATGGCATTG CACTTCTTTTTCTTGGTTCAAGATTATGGGAGTTGGCTTGACATTGGCACCAG caTCAGCCATTATGTCATCGTGATGTCCATGACCATCTTCCTCATGGTGCTCAGTTTGATGTCACACGTCCTCACATCCAAGAGGATCTACTTTGGGAGGAGGAGAAAACATGCACTTTACATGGAATGA